One Cryptomeria japonica chromosome 9, Sugi_1.0, whole genome shotgun sequence genomic window carries:
- the LOC131048288 gene encoding uncharacterized protein LOC131048288, with translation MECSADLYISKVAAGDDSDRCIAPDSEQDNVAIEEEVVVSNPSQESGETQLVSSHLIDEVDGFRIASSVCNEEREKAKEEEEMLSAEELYEKSEMFIGNFYRELKLQQIE, from the coding sequence ATGGAGTGTTCTGCCGATCTTTACATTAGCAAAGTGGCGGCTGGCGATGATAGCGACCGCTGCATAGCTCCTGATTCTGAACAAGATAATGTTGCTATTGAAGAGGAGGTCGTGGTTTCGAATCCAAGTCAAGAAAGTGGAGAAACCCAGCTGGTTTCTTCCCATTTGATTGATGAGGTGGATGGATTTCGAATCGCGTCTTCTGTCTGCAACGAGGAGAGAGAGAaagcaaaagaagaagaagagatgctgAGCGCTGAAGAATTGTATGAAAAGTCAGAAATGTTCATAGGCAACTTCTACCGTGAGCTTAAGCTCCAACAGATCGAGTAA